ggcattttgactagagaccgacccaccaggtattaaagccataaagcctttgaatgaaaacaaaagctgttgtgacagtgatgtacactgtcttattggtatatgtatgatttctatacattttagatcagataaaaactttagttgtaagattcagataattatttattaaaagcgagacattttaaatgacattaagaaagaaaagtatttctttcatgattaaaatcagtttcatgactgaagtagcaacaggagagggagggggagagaatgagagaagaagaggcagctgtgcagtgtAAAGatgcagaataaatccagctttgtgtctttttttcatcctagctgaagtacgggacaaactgtgttccttctcagctcaaaacgaaacgcgtaatattttctctgaatgcgggacgATTCCATTTTTTACGGGATGGTTGGAAACTAATAATTAACTGTAATGGGGAAGGCTTTAGGACCCAGGGGACCCAATGGAGGGTATAAAAGAGGAAGTAGCAGCAGGTGCTCTTCATTCCCACTGACGAGTGGCTGTGAACAATGGTTGTGTGAgtaggtgaagagcctgagaagTTTTAATTGTCTGCTACACAAACAGTTGTTTTAAACCTCTACAGCAGAGGTTCGAGGTacaggctgtttttcttttagtgcttttttttaatttgttgaaaGGTATTTGATGTGTATTGTATTTGATGTTTTTAGTAGTGATTTTAGAAGATCAGCCAAGATAAGCCAGGTGTGCAGCAATCACAGTTGTCTGCTGGAGGTATGTTAACTTAATAtatttgacattaaaaaaaaaagtatatttatgcACTAtaatctaatttatattgtattgcCTCCTGCAGGACAGGCTGCACATGTGAATTTGTCactgttttttcctccttctcttttttttattgcgtTTTTCTCTTAAGTTGGTTTTAGAGTAGGGTCaccttttaaaactgtttttatttccaatGGGCTGGTGCAATATTAGTCGGGCAATGTACAATCCCTGAGCTGGGCTCTTACCTTAGGGGAATTAGGTCTTTTAGAGGTGCTCCGTGTGGATTTGCAGTGAATAAGTTTTATTAAGAGTGATTTTAGTGCCACCGATTATTGCCTGAACTAAAACACTTAGTGCATGCGATAAGTGTTCTGTTGGGCTCGTATTTATTTGGggtggatttttcttttaaagcaacGAGCATCTGGGACCACCGGGGTAGAGCAAGCCCCCAGGTGATAATTGCATTGCTCGCAGGTTGCACCAATAAGACTATATTGTGGTCGTTAGTGACCTTTttcattttgctgttttagccCTTTTGCAAaccctttgtgttttcttttaaaataataaattttaacGTATCTGACTGATATTGACCCCCTTGTCCCGTTTGTTCTGGGCTCGTTCCTGTAAGAGCTTTGGGCCTGAAAGTCTGCACGAATAGTATAGAGGCCCTTAGCGGTTACTCGGTGGCTTTTACTCGCTAcataaccttatgaataaaatatagtAGAATAGAAAAgtcttgtttttaattattatatcACCTTCTTTTGACTGTGACTATGTTGCAAGAGGAAAACTTGCTGTGATGATGCTCTTGCTCATGGTGTTTGAGAACTACTAACATCCTGGCATAACCACATCTTCCCTCTGTGACTCCTAACAGCTTTCAGCTGCCTTTCCTGCTCCACTGTCTCCATCCACTTATCCTCCTATCTTTGTCTCTAATTGTTGCATCTCCTGGTGAGTGAaagcatgtttttattttcactaaCATTATTTAAAGTAAAGAGTCATTCATTAAACTCAAGTGTTTAATGATGAAACTGCAGATGCTGTTGACACTGCTGCAGATTGTGGGAAGGGTTTAGTTGCTTTTGTAATAGCATGTTCAGAGTTTTGTAAATGCAGTTGTGGGGCAATATCtgatcagaaaacaaaaagcagtgCAGATAATTTGTGTGGAAACCTGTGATTTTCAGGCTTATGTTCAGCTCTCATACAGACTGATCACTGAAGTGTGTGCATAACAGGTTAAGGACTCCTAAGTGAAATAGTGATCATATTTAAGCAAaaagtaattattattattattattatgaaggcTACAAAGTCCTAGTGTCACCTGAATAAATACTGTAAGATGCTGATATTTCAGTCTTCATTGATGTGTTCCTTGAATTGCTGAATGTTGagaataaacatttaaagactgaaaacatgtgcATGACATTCACAGAGATCCTGTTGAAGTCAGTCTTTCTAACTGTGGCCTGTAGGGAGActggggatagttgtaacacttccaatttctccaatcagggctaagtttcaaatgatgtgattcatcctgtgcatgcccaattcagttctgctatcacatgtgaaaaatcagcacaatTTGTCaaacagacaatttaacacacaaaagtaatttgtatgacaaaaagtaagtttttctactttatttcaatttctaatagcattatctgctttgcagttaaactcacaaataacataatttaagtttgatatgtctatggggatatattctgtgtaggtctttagtgctaattTTTTAGCCATTGGCTGTAAtgttagctagttcatggctataggagtctgggtcagttgtaacagcaacagtctgggtcagttgtaacaataatgcagatgttacaacttaccacactatttaacttaaacaagttggggcaacgacatcagcagagggaggttcactggtcgcctttgtatatgcggttaatgccattggcaacacaattcctccactgtttgtgttcccacacatacattatgcagaccactgtgtcagagatggaccagtaggaagtagtggaaataaatcaggatgggtgcaagaaacaggcttcctcatctttctgaagcactttgcaaaccacaccaagataagccatgataaaaagtaatggaattgcgatgctggtgcacaactacatttttttttttttttccagcttcattgttatgttcaaaagttggtgcaagagttgtaggttacaatgcccactgagccaatgaggccaaactcaaggaagcagaggtgtggactcgagtcacatgacttggactcgagtcagactcgagtcattaattttatgactttagacttgacttgaaaaaaggttgtaagacttgtgacttgacttggacttttacaccagtgacttgggacttgaattggacttgaacctgtttacttgaaaagacttgacattttacccaaatctaaaatttaacatattatataaaaagtgcggaccattaattcactttattcattcattcattcttaccacactccgtatgtatgtgagcatgagctgtagcacagccaatcaaattaaccagatttgaaaaaaaacaagaacaaaaacgctcgagccaaaaatgctcccaagagtaatttctttcgggtacataaactacgaagtagtcaacaaaaaacgaaatgcaatatgcaaaacatgcaagaagagaatcacagacggagatggaacaacttccaactttgtccgacatttgaagttgcataaagaacggtaggtggtgcttttttttttttttttttttttttttttttttttttttgctacgatgagacagctgacttagctaacttcatcttattagcaaatgttcttcaggctacgttgatgatactgtttggctttaacaggtatgatatgtttgtcatgctattttaaatccggtcctacaggcgcatccaagaataacatgcaacttgttagctcagaattgtcggtgaatggtgagcagggtccgtttcagaaagtgggttctgtagctgtactcagtctctctctgtctcctcccATCATTAAcccgtagatttaacccagtttagactgacaaatatttattttaccatcacatcacaattcaaaatcactgtgtttaatttgcaattagtgtatggtcgtgtttaacttttgcatgtctgagcctGGGAAAAAATTTTTgggttagaaaatctggcccaccttagtgtgtaattgagtagtcctgctatacatggcctttttcttctgtcatttatgtcagtacatcaaataaaatactttgatcttatattattagctgttgtttatttgcgaAGGTCAGTTATTCTTAACAGGGATGCTAAACATTGCTTATTAGAACTGTATGCAGAGTTTTGAGAagtgttttaataaataatttttatattttttttttttatattttttattgtctGAAAACTATGAGGGTTTAAGtgttaatatttatttaggaTTATTAGGATCAACTTAAAGTCAAATGCAATTCATGAATGGCTGTAATGGAATTTCTGACATGAGTCTAATATGCTTACCTCTATCAGATTTGAAGAATACCAGATGAAAAAGAGGATCACAAATGAACCTCAACAGCCTTCCATATCACAGTTTATGGACACTTGTGCCGGACAGTACAGCATGACTCATCCACAGCAGAAAGCTATCACAAATGCATTATTAAGTGACTTGATTATTGGTTGCAACCTGCCCCTTTCTATTgtggaaaacaagaattttCGGCACTTTCTGACGGTAGTTGACAGAAAATACAGCCCGGTATGTCGCAGAACAATTATATCAAAAACAGAACCTTGCTGCTGAGAAACGTTCAATGTTAAGAACTCAGTTGAGCGAGACTGATCATGTTTCAGTTACTGTGGACATTTGGTCGGACCGAAGGATGAGGGGTTTCCTTGGTATCACTGTGCACTGGatacagaaagagacagaggatGCAGCTAAAATCCAAACTGCTGGCCTTTGACTGCTTCAAAGGATTACACACTGGTAAAAGAATCTGTGAGAAATTTGAAGCTATATGTGACGAATACAACATCAAAGATAAACTAGACTATTATTAGTGACAATACTGCCAATATGCGGAAAGCATTCACTGTGTGCTTCCCCACTGAGCAAGGTGAGgaacatgatgatgatgatgatgatgatgatggtgatcaTCTTGACGACCCAGAGCTCTGGCACGACTTAACCTTGGAAGATCAGGAAACAGTAGGTGCTGCTATGGCAAAGACACAGCGCCTGCAGTGTTTTGCGCACACACTTCAGCTGGTGGTGAGAGATGGTTTGTCAGAGACCAAAGTGGCATCTCCTTCACTTTCAAAGTTATCTAAGCTCGGCTTTCTACTCCACACAAGCACAACATTCAAAGATGTGTTTGAAGCTGAATTTGGTGAACAGAAAGCGATCCCTGCTGCTGTAATCACAAGATGGAATTCAACACTGAGACAAGTAAAGGCAGTTCTCCAGTGTGAACATCTAAAACTCTGTGCTGTTCTTGAAATGGCTGGACACAAGGAGTTATTATTCACAACACGAGAGTGGAACCTGTTGAAGGAGATGGTGGACATCTTGAAGCCTTTTGGAGAAGCAACAGATTTGACACAAGGTGAGAAAATAGTCACGATTAGTGCTGTTGTTCCATCTGTGCTGTCCCTCAATCACCACCTTGAGAAACTGAAGCCTCAAGTCCGTTTCCTGAATGGTCTGGTCAGGAGCCTCCAAGCATCTTTGAACAGAAGATTTCTTGGAATCTTTATCAGTGTGCGAATGGCTAGAGCAGAAGATGGGATCACTGCCCCCTTTTCAGATCCAGTGTACCTTAAAGCAGCTGCTTTGGATCCAGCGTTTTCTCTGTTGTGGGTGGAACACCATGTGTTGGGCAGTTGTGACATAAAGACAGAGGTGACACAAAAAGTTAAAGGTAAAGATTGAATATAGtttatattttctgtatttttttttttttgtctaaaattgTAATAAAGGCTCTTTTGCTGTTAATTTGTTTTGCCAGATCTGATCCTGCAAGATGCAGCAGATCCTGTAAAGTCAGAGCAACCTGTGACTCCTGGTGAGGAACATCAAGAGGACTCTGAAGATGGAGGACTCTTTGCTGCTTACTGTAAGAGGCAGAAGAAGGATGTGGGGAAGAGTCCAGCTCTACAGCTAAGTCACTACCTGGATATTGCTGATGGACAGAACGCCCTCTTGTTCTGGGCAATGAACATGCAGACTCTTCCTTCTCTGTTTCATGTGGCCACCAGAGTTTTGGCAGTGCCTGCATGTAGTGCTCCTGTGGAGCGGGTTTTCAGCTATGGTGGCATCATTCTACGGCCTCATCGTGCACAAATGACTGACAGACTTTTGgccaatgtttggttttttttccctctgtcacTCACACGGACACATACACACGTTCACACCTATTCACAGAGACTAGATGAGAGAGAGGACAAGCTAATCACACTGCACAAAATTTACTGCGATGGTTCATTGTTTTGTACATAAGGAAATCTCAGCACTTTGTTTCAACAGGAAGTtctgcttttgcattttttacTGAATGTTTATTCTGTAAATTTGTAATTTAGAGGAAGACTATTCTTGCAGCAAAGTTTAATTGAGCTGTACATTATAAAGGTGCAATTTCAGAATTAGTGCATATTTTGTAAGTTGTTTCATCAGGTGATGAGATaaatacagatttaaaaaagaacacaTGGTCTATTATTTACATCTAACATATAACtgcaacattgttttcttttctttttttttttttttttaaaaagacttgaaaggacttgaaattcaaagttttggacttgggacttgacttgaaagttgtctgtcttgacttacgacttgactctgacttgtttgactttacttgagacttgacttgtgacttgaggataaagacttgagacttgcaaaacaatgacttggtcccacctctgcaaggaagaccaaccaaaattaatgaaatattcagttgcaggAAATTtcatcatttgtcttttttggggggttggaatatgttcaaaagctagagACTGACTGActatgttacaactaacccagactatagggttaattgtaacatttcactctttgtgtttcagaccataccatgcaatgggtaatcgtgctgcagagaaaatagctgcactatttaatagcagagaagtgtaaatactttgcattaaattttcaatccactaccttaaaagagctccaagcTACAgacaaatgtcaaaaatgttacaactatccccctGGCACATTACTGCCCTTTATCAAGTTGAAACAAGAAGCTGTAAACTTCAGCCTTGTAGGGAATTCTGATGTAGATGATCAGGTTCATACACATGGGTATAAATTTGATGCTCTGAATCCTTCATATTCCTTTTATTTGGCTAATGGTGTTTTTCACTCTGAAACTGTGATGCTTATGGGCTTAATGAAAAACTGAATCAGAACAGAATGAGGATCATCCGACATGCAAAGTAAAAGTGAGATCTAGTTTAAATGTTGTTTGCACTGCAGAATGTTTCAAGATGATGCAAAGGATGAA
The sequence above is a segment of the Oreochromis aureus strain Israel breed Guangdong linkage group 3, ZZ_aureus, whole genome shotgun sequence genome. Coding sequences within it:
- the LOC120437774 gene encoding zinc finger BED domain-containing protein 4-like — translated: MRKAFTVCFPTEQGEEHDDDDDDDDGDHLDDPELWHDLTLEDQETVGAAMAKTQRLQCFAHTLQLVVRDGLSETKVASPSLSKLSKLGFLLHTSTTFKDVFEAEFGEQKAIPAAVITRWNSTLRQVKAVLQCEHLKLCAVLEMAGHKELLFTTREWNLLKEMVDILKPFGEATDLTQGEKIVTISAVVPSVLSLNHHLEKLKPQVRFLNGLVRSLQASLNRRFLGIFISVRMARAEDGITAPFSDPVYLKAAALDPAFSLLWVEHHVLGSCDIKTEVTQKVKDLILQDAADPVKSEQPVTPGEEHQEDSEDGGLFAAYCKRQKKDVGKSPALQLSHYLDIADGQNALLFWAMNMQTLPSLFHVATRVLAVPACSAPVERVFSYGGIILRPHRAQMTDRLLANVWFFFPLSLTRTHTHVHTYSQRLDEREDKLITLHKIYCDGSLFCT